The Corythoichthys intestinalis isolate RoL2023-P3 chromosome 1, ASM3026506v1, whole genome shotgun sequence genomic interval tgaaaaaaaatgcggGCATCTATTTTTTACACGATCACGCTGCTATTAGTTTCAATTAcatattaattatattattattattacagtatttttcagACGCAGTCGCaggttttttcatagtttgtcagagtcttatactctggagcaactAATGTgtcaaattattaacacattattataacattgttGCTTGCATGTTCTGTATGTTATACTTATCTCATTAactctatgttacattaacatgccGTGCAGattctcagttcgttgtttatgcgtcaTACAGCATACCGTAtgcttattcagcctgttgttctctattgtatttttattttaaattgcctttcaagatgaaatgtcggttcttggtgctggattctatcaaataaattttccCCAATTTCCCAGACAAtatgaacactgcagtaatcaaactactgccGAAAGCGGGGAAAGACCTTACCCAACCAGCAAACCATAAACCAATATCCTTATtgaatacagatattaaaattattgcaaaggcttAGGCTACTAGATTAGAACAAACTCTTTCCGCTATAATTCATAATGTCCAGaccggctttattaaaggacgtaactctacaaacaatataagacgactGTTAAATCTCAATAATAGAATACAGAATTATAAAGACaaagcaattatcctctctttggacgcagaaaaagcatttgacaaagtcaactggatttttctcttcaaaattcggaaatacatctagctgacgatagcgccgacatattagtagttagtctagacgttcaatgtatttcttgttgttgcttgtgtttcttttctttcttcttttgtgtttcttttcttctgttcctccATAAtaccttcctgtttgctgctttgtcataataaacaaggtatgttgaatgatcacaatgggagtatgtcagactctcaatgtgaaacattaaaactgttcagaccaaccgggcacttGGACTTCCATtcaccgtgtcaaacagctgaacaggacaggtttagaaaaaataaataaataaaataattaatacatttcccccaaaaatgtgacttatactccggcgtgacttggctggtgcaacttatactcaggtgcgacttatagtccaaaaaaatacggtattataATATACAGGGATTGgacaaaataaaggaaaaaccTACCATTTtgtcatcataatcattgaacataattgttaaagaatggcatgaagaacattctaatgaagttgagcatcttgGCTGGCCGGCACAGTCCTCGACTTTATTGAGCATTGATGGTCAATTTTAGGGATTCAATTAAGACATCCATTTCCACAGCCatcgtctctaaaagagtttgagggtattctaactgaagaatggcttaaaattcctttggaaacaattcacgaTTTGTATGATTCAATATCTAAAATAGAAATGAGGCTGTAATTACAGCAAAAGGTGGACCTACACACCATATTacattagtttttgttgatttttttaaagccgTTTCCATAATTttatcattgattttttttataatacataatatattGTAGCGGATGCAATGCGTGAGTCTTGTTGGCCCGTTGAGCAGACGAGTTGCTGTGTCCGGCCGCTTGGTACGGtgaccgagaggtgtcaggcgaaatgcaaagtcaaaacactttgcaaatagaaaaagcacgaaccccaattgcaaacgctttgcaaaagaaaaaaagcacgaatgcaaactaccacaacacgatccccaattcctaaagcgcgattgcaaattggcaaaagcacgaaccccaattgctacAACACTGCAGCAAATGGTTCGCAGCATGAATGCAAATTGCtacaacacaatccccaattcctaaagcgcgattgcaaattggcaaaagcacgaacggcaattgccacaacacgacagaaccagaagtttaaaaaaaaaattaataaataaattataaaaaagacgacactttgtatattgctttatgtgctttgtgaccatctctacgggcctccgtaaagttgccccccgccccatcagacacaaatttatataaaaatgatgttaatcgtttgtgctgcaacggttttgtagatacagtattatgcttttattgagatattaattacaAGTtgggacgtcactcgtagctttttcttagcttagctcccgcagctaatggagcgtaccaactctctcattaacagaggggtgtcctaacaaggcGAGCACGAAGGTAGCgcaaacaaattcgggtccattttgcagtaaattggggggcttgagatattaatttcgagtggtgacgtccctctaagccccaatttactgcaaaatggttccgaATTTGTTTGCGCTACCTGCGTGCTAGTTGTTCGGACACCCCTGTGTTATGTTAatgaagcgtaccaactctctcaataacagaggggtgtcctaacaactagcacaaacgtagcacaaacgaatggcaaaaATTCagaaccattttgcagtaaatgaggggcttagagggacgtcatcactcgaaattaatatctcaagccctccaatttactgcaaaatggatccGAATTTTTTTGTGCTCTGTTTGTGCTAGTTGTAAGGACACCCCTTTGTTATAgaaagagttggtacgctccattagctgcgggagctaagctaagaaaaagctacgagtgacgtccccactcgTAATTAATTTctcaataaaagtataatactaaATATATACTGATGGGGGGGTTAACTTTACGGAGGTCcatagagatggtcacaaagcacatatagcaaagtGTCGTCGTTTTTttattatgtttgtttttttttttttttaaacttctgaGTCATCGTCTGTGCAATTGTCTTGTAGCCTTTTGCGGtcatgctgcgagccatttgctgtcgtgttgtggcaattggggttcgtgcttttgccaatttgcgatcgcgctttcggaattggggattgtgttgtggcagtttgcattcgtgctttttttcttttgcaaaacgtttgcaattggggttcgtgctttttctattaggcaaagtgtttggactttgcatttcacctgacacctctcggccaccgtagctTGGGACTCACTCCTACACCGGAACGCACATGGCTTTTAagtgtctgtcacgtgactgtgacgtagCCGGAAAACGCTCGGCCAAATATACACACAAGCttcgtgggtgaattatgtcctTTAATAAAGGGTCACTACAATATATAACATTATAAATTTTATAATATTACTTTCAATTCAAaacaccacaaaataaaaacattatccGTGCTCTTATGCATAACTTTCCTGATTTTCTGCATATTGTTTTCGTGACTTTGCTGTAGACATAAATAATGTAGATACAACAAGCCGCTGCGTTGTCACAGCGACGCTAAAATAGTagggacaaagtcatttcctgtatGTATGACGTAGTAACAGGTATATACGTTATCaagttaaatatatttaaaaggcttaaaacaaaaaatgcgtTTACCGGGTATTTCTTGCACCGACTAAACAACCAACTCTATGTAAATCAgtttagttacattttaaaagtaACGTGTCAATGGCCATTTCCTTTCATGGCAACTTCGCCCCTGCCAATATGGCCGTCATGTAGGCATGTCAACTAGCAAGGCTTCTACCACGCGTTGTTGTATATCTGTCTCATTATCGGTGCGGTGACTGTCGCCACACTAAAAGAGTGattgatatttttaatttatgaaGGATATTCACCTTGTGAGAAGTGAAATTGTAAGCCGTCATTTGTGATAAATTGTTCACGGACTCCACTTCAACTTCGACTGTCAGACTCACACACGGAAGCGAAAGTAAAACGCCTGTACGTGTCCAAGTTATGAGCTCCTCGCGTTTTAAGGCACTTTTACTGGACATTTCCAGAGAGCTTACCGCGGAACAGCTCGAATGTATCAAGTATCTGTGTGAGCACAAGGTTGGACGAAGGGTGTCGGAAACGATCGACAGCGGATTCAGACTTTTCCAATGTTTGATCGAGAGAGGTGAACTCGATCAAGAAAATCGAGAGACGCTGTCGGAGCTTCTCAAACAAATTCATCGACAGGATTTGTCGGACAAGTTGAACAGCTTCCAGTCACCACCGCACGAATGTGCCTTGACCCAGCCAAGTGAACCAGAGAGAGGTAGTTTCTTCGACTGATAGTTGATTCATAAATGTCATACCGTACTTATTGACTGTGTGTTTGGTGTCTGTTTAGGATAGATTAGAAAAGAaaacctttattgtcattgtattgTGCAGTacagttaaagtgcctgtgacacgcctgtgaaaagcatgtttatttcatattacacgagGTATTTTGTGCTCCTTAATGAataggaccacttggatgtgtggaagcgatcgatatatctgTTCAAATGTTTGAATCTCGtgtcatgaaaatgagtgatggATCGAGGAAGatggcgaatgtgacgtcagcggactaatcattttcacaatacagccattactatagtatgcagaaggactgcggattcagctgattttgtggattaatttgtttatttttgcatcgcgccagcccaatgtgctgcaggcttttgttgctacaccagggagagtggtgtgaggcataaaatatgtttgggaggtttaagaagtctgcagttttgaccattatgcagtaattttgccctgtcttagtgaataaatgcatttttaatatttccatttagcacaagacttttgtttgtcatgaccatacaatttatttaacaattgcggaaaatactagataaaaagaatatcctgtaaaaatattggagtagagagataaaaacaatgatgacatcttgctgctctctgtcgcattttcctcattctgaatcgtcctcctccattgggctgaattctaaatcggaCGAATTCGTTATTCTGCCGGCATCGTCACTCAGACCGCCATAATGACAGGAgttgctaaacggcagattgaaaGACTAATTTGTCGTCATCtacactttgccaaattgttgtatatagttgaatcgtctcaaaatatgattttaattcacataataatgctatttaagattttctatgttgtcacaggcactttaaagtgtacacattttgaaaatgaAGTGAATACGTGACTTGAAACAAGTGGCATGAAGCAGTAATATAACAGTGCCAGTACGTCAATTTACAGTTGTCACACTaggaggcagatggctgacTTGATATGATTGTGCAAATGACAGTTTGTTTTGTGCATAGATAAACGTGCAAAAATGCTATGTGACTGcgcaaatattgcatatgcagtaggcctgaacgatattggaaaaaactattgctgcgattttttgggggtttgcgttaTTATATCgggatattaaaatatatatatatatatatatatatatatatatatatatatatatatatatatatatatatatatatatatatatattttttttttttttttaagaaattttcactagatgacttgaatggctgtttggaaagactttggatgactcacaatgaccagtgtacagtgatccctcgtttttcgcggttaatggggaccagaacccgccgcgataagtgaaaaaccgtgaagttgcgcaccccgccccccaaatttttatttttttgtgtgtgtgctcaatctatttattcacatttagcattgtaaagagatacatataaggcatgtttttttaatcactttttccccaaagaatgattaaaatatatatatatatatattaataaatggttttaagcacttcaaatgtaataattatgatcagttttaaacataactgtccaaccaaataatttttgaacaagaataaagtactgtagtagaaaaatgcatggctttattaaatacttctctttatctaccttagcagtgagtcttggtggacatgtagaaattacaaactcctcatgatcacttcttgcatttaatttatatgtctcaaacgtctccacacacacacgcacgttcATTCCAAAgtagcttccttgcagaaactgtttaacaagttaaacgatgatttacAGCTGCTGCActgtgatgtccgcttctttggcaagatcagagataccagcatcgttaactttaataagcaagtgctgcagtgactgtgaggttcaaagagctgggagagggagggtgtaaggctctgcgcagagcagaaagcagggcgtatgtggattataaaaaaaaaaaaaaaaaaaaaaaaaaaaaaaaaaaaactatcgcacgtccttgcgatgggactgtcGCGCACtaacacatcgcgatggcgatgttgaaacgatatatcgttcaggcttaatatgcagtacccagattgaGATAGATGTCTAAGAACATATTACTTCgtgagatgcatgtgacaattTTGTGgtattagcagtgcaatgacggTGACATTAGTGTCCCAACTTGAGTTGAGTATGGTGACAGCTCTTGGAAAGAAAGTGTCTGTCAGTCTGTTTGTTTTGACTGTTATGGCCATTTTACGCGAGGCTCTATTACTATCATCAGTTTCCAAATAGAAGTAGTCCCACTCAACGAACATGTTAGCCTAGTA includes:
- the fadd gene encoding protein FADD isoform X1: MSSSRFKALLLDISRELTAEQLECIKYLCEHKVGRRVSETIDSGFRLFQCLIERGELDQENRETLSELLKQIHRQDLSDKLNSFQSPPHECALTQPSEPERAKLDIATNVIAENLGRNWRRLGRQLGLSESKLDSVSTRHPNDLDETARELLKEWRKSRGSEVCANDLIRALRACHQNLTADKVEDAWMIPQ
- the fadd gene encoding protein FADD isoform X2 — translated: MSSSRFKALLLDISRELTAEQLECIKYLCEHKVGRRVSETIDSGFRLFQCLIERGELDQENRETLSELLKQIHRQDLSDKLNSFQSPPHECALTQPSEPERAKLDIATNVIAENLGRNWRRLGRQLGLSESKLDSVSTRHPNDLDETARELLKEWRKSRGSEILDS
- the fadd gene encoding protein FADD isoform X3, with translation MSSSRFKALLLDISRELTAEQLECIKYLCEHKVGRRVSETIDSGFRLFQCLIERGELDQENRETLSELLKQIHRQDLSDKLNSFQSPPHECALTQPSEPERAKLDIATNVIAENLGRNWRRLGRQLGLSESKLDSVSTRHPNDLDETARELLKEWRKSRGSELHR